A window of the Cyanobacteria bacterium QS_8_64_29 genome harbors these coding sequences:
- a CDS encoding rRNA methyltransferase: protein MLTSRQNPLIKQIRKLHRAKARREQGLLLLEGTNLLAAYCATGQPLAVAGSTPTWQQRHPDLWAQAAQQAQRAVTLAPGLLAAIATTVTPDGAIAAVPRDRAQVSPALPVELGIGLEQLQDPGNLGTAIRTAAAAGCQGLWLSAGSADPESPKVLRASAGEWFRLPMAAGADLGEVARRSQQQGMQVVASCPQAARPHWAIGLRQPTLLLVGNEGAGLSPELAAVADVRARIPLQAGVESLNAAIATALLAFEAVRQRQ from the coding sequence ATGCTGACCAGCCGCCAAAACCCACTAATCAAACAAATCCGCAAGCTGCATCGCGCCAAGGCGCGCCGCGAGCAGGGGTTGCTACTGCTCGAGGGGACGAACCTGCTGGCAGCTTACTGCGCCACCGGTCAGCCGTTGGCTGTTGCGGGCAGCACGCCAACGTGGCAGCAGCGCCACCCGGATTTGTGGGCGCAAGCGGCGCAGCAGGCCCAGCGGGCGGTAACGCTCGCGCCCGGACTGCTGGCGGCGATCGCCACTACTGTGACCCCCGATGGGGCCATCGCGGCGGTCCCGCGCGACCGCGCTCAGGTCTCGCCTGCCCTACCGGTGGAGTTGGGCATTGGGCTGGAGCAGCTGCAGGATCCCGGCAACCTGGGGACCGCGATCCGCACGGCTGCTGCGGCCGGGTGCCAGGGGCTGTGGCTCAGCGCCGGCAGCGCCGATCCCGAAAGCCCCAAGGTGTTGCGCGCCTCGGCGGGCGAGTGGTTCCGCCTGCCCATGGCCGCCGGCGCCGATCTCGGGGAGGTGGCGCGCCGCAGCCAGCAGCAGGGCATGCAGGTCGTAGCGAGCTGTCCCCAGGCCGCGCGGCCGCATTGGGCGATCGGGCTGCGGCAGCCGACGCTGCTGCTGGTGGGCAACGAGGGCGCGGGCCTCTCCCCCGAGCTGGCTGCGGTTGCCGACGTTCGCGCCCGCATCCCGTTGCAGGCCGGCGTGGAGTCGCTCAATGCGGCGATCGCCACGGCCTTACTCGCGTTCGAGGCCGTCCGGCAACGCCAGTAG
- the lpdA gene encoding dihydrolipoyl dehydrogenase: MAHRFDYDLAIIGAGVGGHGAALQAVKQGLKTAIIEAKDMGGTCVNRGCVPSKALLAATGRVRELNDRQHLQSLGIQLGSVSFDRQAIADHANQLATQVSGDMTKSLQRLGVDIIRGWGQLAAPQQVRVIAEGGEQSLTARDIMLCPGSSPAVPPGIQLDGKTVFTSDDALKLSWIPDWIAIIGSGYIGLEFADIYSALGSEITMVEALDRLMPGFDRDIAKFAQRSLIAPRDIETRTGTLAQRIQPGSPVAIELADASTRAVTETLEVDAALVATGRVPATKNLGLDAVGATVDERGFIPVDDRMTVLAEGEPVPHLWAVGDATGQLMLAHAASAQGMVAVENICEQPQRVNYRAIPAAAFTHPEISYVGLTEADARELAAAEGFEVGTVRSYFKANTKALAEGETDGLAKAIYRKDTGEILGAHIMGLHASDLIHEVASAIAERQSVRDLAFHVHTHPTLSEVLGEAFQRAELTPAAR, encoded by the coding sequence GTGGCGCACAGGTTCGATTACGATTTGGCCATTATTGGCGCGGGCGTCGGCGGCCATGGGGCCGCCCTCCAAGCCGTCAAGCAGGGGCTCAAGACCGCCATCATCGAGGCCAAGGACATGGGCGGCACCTGCGTCAACCGCGGTTGCGTGCCCTCCAAAGCGCTGCTGGCGGCTACCGGGCGCGTGCGCGAGCTCAACGATCGCCAGCACTTGCAGTCGCTGGGCATCCAGCTGGGCTCGGTGAGCTTCGACCGGCAGGCGATCGCCGACCATGCCAACCAGCTCGCCACCCAAGTCAGCGGCGACATGACTAAGAGCCTGCAGCGCTTGGGCGTGGACATCATTCGGGGCTGGGGGCAGCTGGCGGCCCCGCAGCAAGTCCGCGTCATTGCCGAAGGCGGCGAGCAGTCGCTGACGGCGCGCGACATCATGCTCTGCCCGGGCTCGAGCCCGGCGGTGCCGCCCGGCATTCAGTTGGATGGCAAAACCGTCTTTACCAGCGACGATGCCCTCAAGCTGAGCTGGATCCCCGACTGGATTGCCATCATCGGCAGCGGCTACATCGGCTTGGAATTTGCCGATATTTACTCAGCCCTAGGCTCGGAAATCACCATGGTGGAAGCCCTGGATCGCCTCATGCCGGGCTTCGACCGCGACATTGCCAAATTCGCCCAGCGCTCGCTCATCGCCCCGCGCGACATCGAGACCCGCACCGGCACCCTGGCCCAGCGCATCCAACCCGGCTCGCCGGTAGCGATCGAGCTGGCCGATGCCAGCACTCGAGCCGTTACCGAGACCCTGGAGGTGGATGCGGCCCTGGTGGCCACCGGACGCGTACCGGCCACCAAAAACTTGGGCCTCGATGCGGTTGGGGCCACCGTTGACGAGCGCGGCTTCATACCCGTCGACGATCGCATGACCGTGCTAGCCGAGGGCGAGCCCGTTCCCCACCTTTGGGCGGTGGGGGATGCCACCGGCCAGCTCATGCTGGCCCATGCCGCTTCCGCCCAAGGCATGGTTGCGGTGGAAAACATCTGCGAGCAGCCCCAGCGGGTGAACTACCGCGCCATCCCGGCGGCCGCCTTTACCCACCCCGAAATCAGCTATGTGGGCCTCACCGAGGCCGACGCCCGCGAGCTGGCTGCCGCAGAAGGGTTTGAGGTGGGCACCGTTCGCAGCTACTTTAAAGCCAACACCAAAGCCCTGGCCGAGGGGGAAACGGATGGCTTGGCCAAAGCAATCTATCGCAAGGACACCGGCGAGATCCTGGGGGCCCACATCATGGGGCTGCACGCCTCAGATCTGATCCACGAAGTCGCCAGCGCGATCGCCGAGCGGCAATCGGTGCGCGATCTGGCCTTTCACGTCCACACCCATCCCACCCTCTCGGAGGTGCTGGGGGAAGCCTTCCAGCGAGCCGAACTCACGCCTGCCGCCCGCTAA
- a CDS encoding indole-3-glycerol phosphate synthase TrpC: MEIRRRPPNPAINVSQQCYQVSLPEGEPQHVLERIVWQKERAVDRWREALPLQALRQQIQQQPDAPRDFLGALRQARLQPAPIAEIKQASPSRGTLRAEFDPVAIARAYREAGAACLSVLTEQDFFQGSLDHLAAARAEAGLPVLCKDFILYPYQLYLARTYGADAALLIAALLRDQDLRYFVRIANSLGMAPLVEVHTLAELDRVLAVGGVGLIGINNRNLSDFSVEVQVTERLLQARGEQLRERGIAVVSESGLHAPADLAAVARAGADAVLVGESLLTQPHPGQALGELFANQA; encoded by the coding sequence ATGGAGATTCGCCGCCGCCCGCCCAACCCGGCCATCAACGTCAGCCAGCAGTGCTATCAGGTATCGCTGCCCGAGGGCGAGCCGCAGCACGTGCTGGAGCGCATCGTCTGGCAAAAAGAGCGAGCCGTGGATCGCTGGCGCGAGGCGCTGCCGCTGCAGGCACTGCGCCAGCAGATCCAGCAGCAGCCGGATGCGCCGCGCGACTTTCTGGGGGCGCTGCGCCAAGCCCGCCTGCAGCCAGCCCCCATCGCCGAGATCAAGCAGGCCTCGCCCAGCCGGGGAACTCTGCGCGCTGAGTTCGACCCAGTGGCGATCGCGCGCGCCTACCGCGAGGCAGGGGCAGCTTGTCTGTCCGTGCTTACCGAGCAGGATTTTTTCCAGGGCAGCTTGGATCATCTGGCTGCCGCGCGCGCAGAAGCGGGCCTGCCCGTGCTGTGCAAAGACTTCATTTTGTACCCCTACCAGCTCTATCTGGCGCGCACCTACGGCGCCGATGCTGCTCTGCTGATTGCGGCGCTTTTGCGGGACCAAGACCTGCGCTACTTCGTGCGCATTGCCAACAGCTTGGGCATGGCGCCGCTGGTGGAGGTGCATACGCTCGCCGAGCTGGATCGGGTGCTAGCCGTTGGCGGCGTTGGTCTCATCGGCATCAACAACCGCAACCTCAGCGATTTCTCTGTCGAGGTGCAGGTGACCGAGCGGCTGCTGCAAGCGCGCGGCGAGCAGCTGCGCGAGCGCGGCATTGCCGTGGTGAGCGAGTCGGGGCTGCACGCGCCAGCCGATCTGGCGGCGGTGGCGCGCGCCGGGGCCGACGCCGTGCTAGTGGGCGAGTCGCTGCTGACCCAGCCTCACCCCGGGCAAGCGCTGGGCGAGTTGTTTGCAAACCAGGCCTGA
- a CDS encoding aminotransferase, producing MEDKQTLMMPGPTPVPESVLLAQARHPIGHRSGEFSEVVAEITEHLNWLHQTQNNVIHLAASGTGAMEAGTINFLSPGDRVLVGCNGKFSERWADMAEAFGLNVERISAPWGQPLDPEQFRAPLEADTDKTIKAVIVTHSETSTGALTDLQAINRHVRNHGEALTIVDAVTSLGAIDLPVDAWDLDVVVSGSQKGYMVPPGLGFVAVSDRAWRAYERAQLPRYYLDLGMYRKALDKNSTPFTPPINLMAGLQVALRMMRAEGLESIFARHQRATKAMREGVRALGLSLLAPDGAASPAVTAVAPQKVDPERVRAIMKQQFDIALAGGQNQLKGKIFRIGHLGFVSERDLLATLSCLEVTLRELGQDDFTPGAGVAAASQVLGQS from the coding sequence ATGGAAGACAAGCAAACGCTAATGATGCCGGGGCCGACCCCGGTTCCGGAGAGCGTGCTGCTAGCGCAGGCCCGGCACCCCATCGGGCATCGCAGCGGCGAGTTCAGCGAAGTGGTGGCCGAGATCACCGAGCACCTCAACTGGCTGCATCAGACCCAAAACAATGTCATTCACCTGGCTGCCAGCGGCACTGGGGCCATGGAAGCCGGTACGATTAACTTCCTCAGTCCCGGCGATCGCGTCCTGGTGGGCTGCAATGGCAAGTTCAGCGAGCGCTGGGCGGATATGGCCGAAGCTTTTGGCCTCAATGTCGAGCGCATCAGCGCCCCGTGGGGGCAGCCGCTGGACCCGGAGCAGTTCCGCGCCCCGCTGGAGGCCGACACCGACAAAACCATCAAAGCAGTCATCGTGACGCACTCCGAGACCTCCACTGGCGCGCTCACCGACCTGCAGGCCATCAACCGCCACGTTCGCAACCACGGCGAGGCCCTGACGATCGTGGATGCAGTCACCAGCCTGGGGGCAATCGACCTGCCCGTGGATGCCTGGGATCTGGATGTGGTCGTATCGGGATCCCAAAAGGGCTACATGGTGCCGCCCGGATTGGGCTTCGTCGCCGTCAGCGATCGCGCCTGGCGCGCCTACGAGCGGGCCCAACTGCCGCGCTACTACCTGGATTTGGGCATGTACCGCAAAGCCCTGGACAAAAACAGCACCCCGTTTACCCCGCCCATCAATCTCATGGCCGGGCTGCAAGTCGCGCTGCGGATGATGCGCGCCGAGGGCCTAGAGAGCATCTTCGCGCGCCACCAGCGCGCGACCAAAGCAATGCGCGAGGGCGTCCGGGCGCTGGGACTGTCGCTGCTAGCTCCCGATGGCGCCGCCAGCCCAGCCGTGACGGCCGTAGCCCCCCAGAAGGTGGATCCCGAACGGGTGCGCGCCATCATGAAGCAGCAGTTCGACATTGCCTTGGCAGGCGGCCAAAACCAGCTCAAGGGCAAAATTTTCCGCATCGGCCACCTGGGCTTTGTCAGCGAGCGCGATCTGCTGGCAACCCTCTCCTGCCTCGAGGTAACCCTACGCGAGTTGGGCCAAGACGATTTTACGCCCGGCGCCGGCGTTGCAGCGGCTTCCCAGGTGCTGGGGCAAAGCTGA
- a CDS encoding peptide chain release factor 1: MDPRRSFRAQPWRPLFQVACLSTSVAIVGDALLLAASARIALLERGVRLALEGPLGPLLPIAAAMGVGALGVAIGERWRWPRIALNAGSLWALVLCLILGLLAKTLLFPSVLVQLSSLTAAGLMAGVFSYGRPYWR, translated from the coding sequence ATGGATCCCCGCCGCTCGTTTCGGGCGCAACCCTGGCGGCCGCTGTTTCAGGTGGCCTGCCTGAGTACTTCAGTCGCCATCGTAGGGGATGCGCTGCTGCTAGCGGCATCGGCGCGGATTGCACTGCTGGAGCGGGGGGTGAGGCTAGCGCTAGAAGGGCCGCTAGGACCGCTGCTACCCATTGCAGCCGCCATGGGCGTGGGCGCTTTGGGGGTAGCCATCGGCGAGCGCTGGCGCTGGCCGCGCATCGCCCTCAATGCGGGCAGCCTGTGGGCGTTGGTGCTGTGCCTGATTTTGGGGTTGCTGGCCAAAACGCTGCTGTTCCCCAGCGTGCTCGTGCAGCTGTCATCGCTCACCGCAGCCGGCCTGATGGCAGGGGTCTTTAGCTACGGACGCCCGTACTGGCGCTAG
- a CDS encoding alpha/beta hydrolase, producing MSPSVRAASVALSGSQIHYLEAGRGPAVLLLHGASFDATTWQSLGTLALLAERGYRAIAIDLPDYGESQRSNDPPEVVLPELLAALALATPAIVSPSMSGRYSLPLLVRHPEAIAGFVAVAPVGIERYEAQLQGLGVPTLAVWGGNDRTVPPAEADRLCQPLLDAEKVVLDGAGHACYMQATEAFHQHLLAFLQRCCGEEGN from the coding sequence ATGAGTCCATCCGTTCGTGCCGCCAGCGTTGCGCTCTCCGGAAGCCAAATCCACTACTTGGAAGCCGGCCGCGGTCCGGCGGTCTTGCTGCTGCACGGGGCAAGCTTTGATGCCACCACATGGCAATCGCTGGGTACCCTGGCGCTGCTCGCCGAGCGCGGCTACCGCGCCATTGCCATCGACCTGCCTGACTACGGCGAATCCCAGCGCAGCAACGATCCGCCTGAGGTGGTGTTGCCCGAGCTGCTAGCGGCATTAGCGCTGGCAACCCCAGCCATCGTCTCGCCATCCATGAGCGGCCGGTACAGCCTGCCGCTGCTGGTGCGCCACCCTGAGGCGATCGCTGGCTTTGTGGCCGTGGCCCCAGTGGGCATTGAGCGCTACGAGGCGCAGCTACAGGGCTTGGGTGTCCCCACCTTGGCCGTTTGGGGCGGCAATGATCGCACGGTCCCGCCTGCAGAAGCGGACCGCCTCTGCCAGCCGCTGTTGGATGCCGAGAAAGTAGTTTTGGACGGCGCCGGCCACGCCTGCTACATGCAGGCGACGGAAGCGTTTCACCAACACCTGCTGGCCTTTTTGCAACGCTGCTGCGGCGAAGAAGGGAACTGA